The following proteins come from a genomic window of Mammaliicoccus sp. Marseille-Q6498:
- a CDS encoding DUF4930 family protein, with translation MRWLFRLIRNLLALLAIIIIIVIVYRNVPALSELNPLNHSNETTNTDVTPKRAHSTYTVEDNPLLKNVPLSQSKQAFKWINKREFMDVSGLERMGYNDDYVAGQRGTEYILYKFGEPKMYVYQTEQDLINDLNEMNAGIQLLPKSSY, from the coding sequence TTGAGATGGTTATTTAGATTAATTAGAAATTTATTAGCACTATTAGCAATCATTATCATAATTGTGATTGTATATAGAAATGTTCCGGCACTGAGTGAGTTAAATCCATTAAATCATAGTAATGAGACAACTAATACGGATGTTACACCTAAAAGAGCGCATTCAACATACACTGTAGAAGATAATCCACTTTTAAAAAATGTACCGTTAAGTCAATCTAAACAAGCGTTTAAATGGATTAACAAAAGAGAATTTATGGATGTATCAGGTTTAGAACGCATGGGCTATAATGATGATTACGTTGCAGGACAAAGAGGTACTGAGTATATCTTATATAAATTTGGTGAACCAAAAATGTACGTATATCAAACTGAACAAGATTTGATTAATGATTTAAATGAAATGAATGCAGGTATTCAACTATTGCCTAAATCTTCTTATTAA
- the mreC gene encoding rod shape-determining protein MreC, protein MSNFFKNNKLVFFLISMVLLIVIVGYSMRAQSASLSEQYASDTSSFGGRIISYPVTMVSGLFTNLFTSDDEVDKLKEEVKSTDQIKADKARLEKENKALKKELEMKDISQFNPISATVIARSPDQWMNTIIIDKGKKSGMKENMAVITSEGLVGRIKKANQFSSQVELISTSVKTSKLSVDIQQDGDSIFGMINRYDESKGLLVISDIDNKYKVKKGSKVVTNGLGDQLPKGILVGKVEKVENDEYGLSKVAYIKTSTNIKDLNHVYVAKRDPQTIPSSDESGEE, encoded by the coding sequence TTGTCGAATTTTTTTAAAAATAATAAATTAGTATTTTTTCTAATTTCAATGGTCTTATTAATTGTGATAGTTGGTTATTCGATGAGAGCACAATCTGCATCACTTAGTGAACAATATGCGAGTGATACTTCATCATTTGGTGGAAGAATCATTTCTTACCCAGTAACGATGGTATCAGGCTTGTTTACGAATTTATTCACTTCTGACGATGAAGTCGATAAATTAAAGGAAGAAGTTAAGAGCACCGACCAGATTAAAGCGGACAAAGCAAGGTTAGAAAAAGAAAACAAAGCTTTAAAAAAAGAATTAGAAATGAAAGATATTTCGCAATTTAACCCAATATCAGCAACTGTAATTGCTAGAAGTCCTGATCAATGGATGAACACGATTATAATTGATAAAGGTAAAAAAAGCGGAATGAAAGAAAATATGGCAGTCATTACGAGTGAAGGTTTAGTTGGACGAATTAAAAAAGCTAACCAATTTTCATCTCAAGTTGAACTTATTTCTACTAGTGTTAAAACAAGTAAACTTTCTGTGGACATCCAACAAGATGGAGACAGTATTTTTGGCATGATTAATCGTTATGATGAAAGTAAAGGTTTACTCGTTATTAGTGATATAGATAATAAGTACAAAGTTAAAAAAGGTTCTAAAGTGGTAACAAACGGATTAGGCGATCAATTACCAAAAGGCATACTCGTAGGTAAAGTTGAGAAAGTCGAAAATGATGAATACGGTTTATCAAAAGTAGCGTATATTAAAACATCTACAAATATTAAAGACTTAAATCATGTGTATGTCGCTAAAAGAGATCCACAAACTATCCCTTCATCAGATGAAAGTGGTGAGGAATAA
- the mreD gene encoding rod shape-determining protein MreD: MRLYVIPLIGVVLFYLDSLLTRLSPIHMFNETFIIVPRLTYIYILIITVYKNPKVAIILAIVTGIFTDIYYGGVYGIYTFGYAIFVVMMDKLFKVFYRDMLMMAILLIFSVVLLEIWVMIFYAALGIASINLGHIILFRFIPTMIFNFICLIIIFPFVLKLLERNTN, translated from the coding sequence ATGAGACTTTATGTTATTCCTCTAATTGGTGTTGTACTATTTTATTTAGATTCCTTATTAACGCGACTATCGCCAATACATATGTTTAATGAAACTTTTATAATTGTTCCGAGGTTAACTTATATATATATTTTAATCATTACTGTATATAAGAATCCTAAAGTTGCCATTATATTAGCTATCGTTACAGGTATATTTACAGATATTTATTACGGTGGGGTATATGGAATATATACTTTTGGTTATGCTATATTTGTAGTTATGATGGATAAGTTATTTAAAGTTTTCTACAGAGATATGTTAATGATGGCAATATTATTAATTTTTTCAGTAGTCTTATTAGAAATTTGGGTTATGATTTTCTATGCTGCGTTAGGTATCGCTTCAATTAACTTAGGGCATATTATTTTATTCAGATTTATACCGACGATGATATTTAATTTTATATGTCTCATCATTATTTTCCCATTTGTATTGAAGTTATTAGAAAGAAATACAAATTAA
- the rplU gene encoding 50S ribosomal protein L21 codes for MFAIIETGGKQVKVEEGQTVWVEKLDVNEGDSVTFDQVLFVGGDSVKVGSPVVEGASVTAKVEKQGRGKKITVFKYKAKKNYKRKQGHRQPYTKLTIEKINA; via the coding sequence ATGTTTGCTATAATTGAAACTGGCGGAAAGCAAGTTAAAGTAGAAGAAGGTCAAACAGTTTGGGTTGAGAAATTAGACGTAAACGAAGGTGATTCAGTCACTTTTGATCAAGTATTATTTGTAGGTGGAGATTCAGTTAAAGTTGGATCACCTGTTGTTGAAGGTGCTTCAGTTACTGCTAAAGTTGAAAAACAAGGACGCGGTAAAAAAATCACTGTATTCAAATACAAAGCTAAGAAAAACTACAAACGTAAACAAGGTCATCGTCAACCTTACACTAAATTAACTATCGAAAAAATCAACGCGTAA
- a CDS encoding ribosomal-processing cysteine protease Prp yields MINVDISLNDQGQVTDVIMSGHADSGEYGKDIVCAGASAVVFGTVNAIIGLTDETPDIDYSDDGGYFHIRSVELDNEQAQTLLQGLIISLKTIEEEYGQYIKLNYK; encoded by the coding sequence ATGATTAATGTAGATATTAGTTTGAATGATCAAGGGCAAGTTACAGACGTAATCATGTCTGGACATGCTGATTCAGGTGAGTACGGTAAAGATATAGTCTGTGCAGGAGCTTCGGCTGTTGTATTTGGAACTGTCAATGCCATCATCGGATTAACTGATGAAACACCTGATATTGATTACAGTGATGACGGTGGATATTTTCATATACGTAGTGTAGAATTAGATAACGAACAGGCACAAACATTATTACAAGGTCTAATCATTTCTTTGAAAACAATTGAAGAAGAGTACGGACAATATATTAAACTAAATTACAAGTGA
- the rpmA gene encoding 50S ribosomal protein L27 — protein MLKLNLQFFASKKGVGSTKNGRDSESKRLGAKRADGQFVTGGSILYRQRGTKVFAGENVGRGGDDTLFAKIDGVVKFERFGRDKKKVSVYTAAE, from the coding sequence ATGTTAAAATTAAACTTACAATTTTTCGCATCGAAAAAAGGGGTAGGTTCTACAAAGAACGGACGTGACTCAGAATCAAAACGTTTAGGTGCTAAACGTGCTGATGGTCAATTCGTTACAGGTGGTTCTATCTTATATCGTCAACGTGGAACTAAAGTTTTCGCTGGTGAAAACGTAGGTCGCGGTGGAGACGATACATTATTCGCTAAAATCGACGGCGTTGTTAAATTCGAACGTTTTGGTCGTGACAAAAAGAAAGTATCTGTATACACAGCTGCTGAATAA
- a CDS encoding Spo0B domain-containing protein: protein MNNLDVYLKSRHDFVNQFQLLYSYKQLGKDDKVNSMLDELYNDLKQEQLFLNTPCRKFVQEVFEHKISLSGSKWTFEIECINDDYYHRNLILSDNILFSIFYIWVNDLGIDFEGIHSHLGLIVEEEFVTLIIKINDVQLDESKIKKCFSSYNTEIISLTNDTSELEFFININELEV from the coding sequence ATGAATAATTTAGATGTGTATTTAAAGTCGAGACATGATTTTGTGAATCAGTTCCAACTTTTATATTCTTATAAACAGTTAGGTAAAGATGATAAAGTTAATTCAATGTTAGATGAATTATATAATGATCTTAAACAAGAACAATTATTTTTAAACACACCATGTAGAAAATTTGTTCAGGAAGTATTTGAACACAAAATCTCATTGTCAGGCTCTAAATGGACATTTGAAATTGAATGTATAAACGATGATTATTATCATAGAAATTTAATTTTGTCAGATAACATACTATTTAGTATTTTTTATATATGGGTCAATGATTTGGGTATTGATTTTGAAGGTATTCATTCACATTTAGGATTAATAGTTGAAGAAGAATTTGTGACACTTATAATTAAAATTAATGATGTTCAGCTAGATGAAAGTAAAATTAAAAAGTGTTTTAGTAGTTATAATACCGAAATAATATCGTTAACAAACGATACGAGTGAGTTAGAATTTTTTATTAATATAAATGAATTAGAGGTGTAA
- the obgE gene encoding GTPase ObgE — MFIDQVKVSLKAGDGGNGLVAFRREKYVPFGGPAGGDGGKGASVIFEVDEGLRTLLDFRFQSKFKADKGENGQSSNMHGRGASDLVLKVPPGTIVKNAENEEVLADLVEHGQRAAVAKGGRGGRGNSRFASPSNPAPDFCENGEPGEELDVVLELKLMADVGLVGYPSVGKSTLLSIVSKAKPKIGAYHFTTIKPNLGVVQTSDGRGFVMADLPGLIEGASEGVGLGHQFLRHVERTRVIVHIIDMSGMEGRDPYEDYVTINRELKSYNEKLSRRPQIVVANKMDLPDSETQLDMFKEQLEEDVKILPISTVTRKNVDQLLYEIADLLDETEGMDFDSVEEETGVHRVVYKHEKSRDHFVITRDDDGAYVVSGNSIERLFKMTDFNRDAAVRRFARQMRSMGIDDALRERGASNGDIVRILGGEFEFVE; from the coding sequence ATGTTTATAGATCAGGTCAAGGTTTCTTTGAAAGCTGGTGATGGCGGTAATGGATTAGTTGCTTTTCGTCGTGAAAAGTATGTTCCGTTCGGTGGTCCAGCTGGAGGAGATGGAGGCAAAGGTGCCTCAGTTATATTTGAAGTAGATGAAGGTTTACGTACATTATTAGATTTTAGATTCCAAAGTAAATTTAAAGCTGATAAAGGCGAGAATGGACAAAGTAGTAATATGCATGGACGCGGTGCAAGTGATTTAGTATTAAAAGTGCCACCTGGTACAATCGTTAAGAACGCTGAAAACGAAGAAGTTTTAGCTGACTTAGTTGAACATGGACAAAGAGCTGCAGTTGCTAAAGGTGGACGCGGCGGTAGAGGTAATTCTAGGTTCGCATCGCCAAGTAACCCAGCTCCCGACTTTTGTGAAAACGGTGAACCTGGAGAAGAGTTAGATGTCGTTTTAGAATTAAAACTTATGGCAGATGTAGGATTAGTTGGATATCCAAGTGTTGGGAAATCAACGCTATTATCAATCGTTTCTAAAGCTAAACCAAAAATTGGTGCTTACCATTTCACAACTATCAAACCTAATTTAGGTGTCGTTCAAACGAGTGACGGTAGAGGATTTGTTATGGCTGATTTACCTGGTTTAATTGAAGGTGCATCAGAAGGTGTAGGTTTAGGTCATCAATTTTTAAGACACGTTGAAAGAACGAGAGTTATCGTACATATCATTGATATGAGTGGAATGGAAGGCAGAGACCCTTACGAAGATTATGTTACAATTAATCGAGAATTAAAATCATATAACGAAAAACTATCTAGAAGACCACAAATTGTTGTGGCAAACAAAATGGATTTACCAGATTCAGAAACACAACTTGATATGTTTAAAGAACAATTAGAAGAAGATGTAAAAATTTTACCAATCAGTACAGTAACGAGAAAAAATGTCGATCAATTGTTATATGAAATAGCAGACTTGTTAGACGAAACTGAAGGTATGGATTTTGATAGCGTCGAAGAAGAAACAGGCGTACACAGAGTTGTATATAAACATGAGAAATCAAGAGATCACTTCGTTATTACAAGAGATGACGACGGTGCATATGTTGTATCAGGTAATTCTATTGAAAGATTGTTCAAAATGACAGACTTTAATCGTGATGCTGCTGTTAGACGTTTTGCTAGACAAATGCGTTCTATGGGCATTGATGATGCGTTAAGAGAACGTGGTGCATCAAACGGTGATATTGTAAGAATATTAGGCGGAGAATTTGAATTTGTCGAATAG
- a CDS encoding ACT domain-containing protein produces MKKSNESTKKFYLIREDVLPESVQKTIKVKNALMKNKNLTIYDAVKSFNLSRSAFYKYKDTIFPIDRLEEQTRNLTLILYVQDEVGMLAFVLNKIAELNGSVLTIHQSLPMKERATITISLNAANIDLSLEELMDAIKESPYVDEVEIIGMSM; encoded by the coding sequence TTGAAAAAATCAAATGAATCAACAAAGAAGTTCTATTTAATAAGAGAAGATGTTTTACCAGAATCTGTACAAAAAACAATTAAAGTTAAAAATGCATTAATGAAAAATAAAAATTTAACAATTTACGATGCAGTTAAGTCATTTAATTTATCTAGAAGTGCTTTTTATAAGTATAAAGATACGATATTTCCTATAGATAGATTAGAAGAACAGACTAGAAATTTAACTTTAATTTTGTACGTACAAGATGAAGTTGGTATGTTAGCATTTGTGTTAAATAAAATAGCTGAATTGAATGGTTCAGTACTTACGATTCATCAAAGCTTACCTATGAAAGAAAGAGCAACGATAACCATTTCATTAAACGCAGCTAATATAGATTTATCTTTAGAAGAATTAATGGATGCTATAAAAGAAAGTCCATATGTAGATGAAGTAGAAATCATCGGAATGAGTATGTAA
- the ruvA gene encoding Holliday junction branch migration protein RuvA — protein MYAYIKGTISQLYPSHIVVENNGIGYEIQTPNSYRFQSQLEQETQVYTQLIVREDAQLLYGFTNLEEKDMFLSLIKVTGIGPKSALAILASSTPNEVAIAIENENEAYLTKFPGIGKKTARQIILDLKGKLIITEESELFNQNNNNDYDLLEEALLALEALGYSKREITKVKKVLEKESFDTVDACVKRGLALLIQ, from the coding sequence ATGTATGCATATATAAAAGGAACGATTTCACAATTATATCCATCACATATTGTAGTAGAAAATAATGGAATTGGTTATGAAATTCAAACACCTAATTCTTATCGTTTTCAATCACAATTAGAGCAAGAAACACAAGTTTACACGCAATTAATTGTTCGAGAAGATGCTCAATTGTTGTATGGTTTCACTAATTTAGAAGAAAAAGATATGTTTTTAAGCCTTATCAAAGTGACAGGAATTGGACCAAAATCTGCTTTAGCCATTTTAGCGTCTAGTACACCGAATGAGGTGGCTATCGCGATAGAAAATGAAAACGAAGCATACTTAACAAAATTCCCTGGAATAGGTAAAAAAACGGCGAGACAAATAATATTAGACTTAAAAGGTAAATTAATTATTACTGAAGAGTCTGAGTTGTTTAATCAAAATAATAATAATGATTATGATTTATTAGAAGAAGCTTTATTAGCTTTAGAAGCGTTAGGTTATTCAAAACGTGAAATAACAAAAGTTAAAAAAGTTTTAGAAAAAGAATCATTTGATACAGTAGATGCATGTGTTAAAAGAGGATTAGCACTACTTATTCAATAA
- the ruvB gene encoding Holliday junction branch migration DNA helicase RuvB, which produces MDDRIVDEHERDEDIQNELSLRPDTLSQYIGQHNIKSNLDIFIQAAKLREEPLDHCLLYGPPGLGKTTLAHIISNEMEVNLKTASGPSIERPGDLAAILSALQPGDVLFIDEIHRLSRVVEEVLYPAMEDFFLDIVVGKGEEARSIRIDLPPFTLVGATTRVGSLSAPLRDRFGVHLRLEYYDDQSLNEIIKRTAEVFDVQIDDQSTNELSKRSRGTPRIANRLLRRVRDFAQVKGNTSIEIDTTKHALDLLQVDKEGLDHIDYKIMHCILNNYKGGPVGLDAIAATIGEERITLEDVYEPYLIQKGFIERTPRGRRATALSYDHFEIKKN; this is translated from the coding sequence TTGGATGATCGTATAGTTGATGAACATGAACGTGATGAAGATATACAAAACGAATTATCATTAAGACCTGATACTTTAAGTCAATATATTGGTCAACATAATATAAAATCTAATTTGGATATCTTTATTCAAGCTGCCAAATTGAGAGAAGAGCCATTAGATCATTGTCTATTATATGGACCACCAGGTTTAGGTAAAACGACTTTAGCGCATATCATTTCAAATGAAATGGAAGTAAATTTAAAAACTGCTAGTGGTCCTTCGATTGAAAGACCTGGAGATTTAGCAGCTATTTTATCAGCTTTACAACCAGGTGATGTATTGTTTATTGATGAAATACATCGCTTGAGTAGAGTTGTTGAAGAAGTGTTATATCCTGCTATGGAAGACTTTTTCTTAGATATTGTAGTTGGAAAAGGTGAAGAAGCGAGAAGTATTAGAATTGATTTACCTCCATTTACTTTAGTTGGCGCTACTACAAGAGTTGGTAGTTTATCAGCTCCTTTAAGAGATCGTTTTGGTGTTCATTTAAGACTGGAATACTATGATGATCAAAGTTTAAATGAAATTATTAAACGTACAGCTGAAGTATTCGATGTTCAAATAGATGATCAAAGTACGAATGAATTATCAAAACGTAGTAGAGGTACGCCGCGTATAGCAAATCGATTGTTACGAAGAGTTCGAGATTTTGCTCAAGTAAAAGGAAATACTTCGATTGAAATTGACACGACGAAACACGCATTAGATTTATTACAAGTCGATAAAGAAGGTTTAGACCATATAGACTATAAAATTATGCACTGCATTTTAAATAACTATAAAGGCGGACCGGTTGGCTTAGATGCGATAGCTGCGACGATAGGTGAAGAACGCATAACTTTAGAAGACGTATATGAACCGTATTTAATTCAAAAAGGTTTCATTGAAAGAACACCTAGAGGTAGACGTGCGACTGCTTTAAGTTATGATCATTTTGAAATAAAAAAGAATTAG